TAAGATCATTGTTCAGGTAAAGTGTGGATTAACAAAGTCCTGGTCTGACAAACTCTACGAACAAAAAGGTGAAAGGGCACAAGTTGATGAGTTGGTATTGTGGGAACTGGTAGCACACATGAACAGCAAGCACTCAATAAAGCAAAATATCTGAGTGTAAAACAAACTTTACATCAATATAGCATTAAATCttgtaacatcaatcatataaTTAATTTCATAACAAGTAACACAAGCACGGTATATGTTGTCATTGTGTGAATTGGAGCAATTGTTGTAATAACTGATAGGAGGAAGGCCAATTTGTTGAGTAATTCAGTGTAAGGTATATGGGCTGCAGAAGTGAGTGTTAATCAACTTTACACAATAGAGATACAGAAACAATGTTACCTCAATAGCATCCACAGTGAGAAGCAGGACAATGATTTTTTCAGAGAATCTCTGGCGTTCCACTGCATCACGGGCCACTTGTCTACGGTATGAGAAATTGTTGAACAATGATCTGATCTCCTTCAACTTGGACTTGGCAATTGCCAGCTCTCTAAGGGCACGAAGAACCTTTGATCTACGTATCAGATAGGCTCTGAAAGTCAGCTGGATCAACAATGCCGCATCTTGAGGAGACAATTCCTTCTGCTTTCCCTTGCTAATTTTGGAAGCTCCAGCTCTCTTTGCAAAAGCCTTccctcaaattttaagtgaaatAAAATACTTCAACATGTTGAAATGATTCTTATAAAAACAAAGAAACAGGTCATTTTCATAAAATATAGTGTAATTTGACTGTACCTGTCTAAGAACTACAACCCCATGATCATTGGGTTCTTCAATCTCCACCAGACGCACACCATTCCCTCCTTTCTTCTCCTTCTTatcctttttctctttctttcccgATCCGCTACTCTCACTTGCATCACCACGGGACACCTCGAAAGTGTACTTTCGAGAGATCGGCTGCTCCTCTTCTTTTCCCTTAATCTCAGCAGTCCATTTGTAGTTCTTCTCAACTCCCGCCTTCTTCTCTTCTTTATTCTTCTTTCCTTCTTTGATCTCTGCAGTCCACTTGTACTTTCTCTCCACTGGTCCCTTGATCTCCGCCATCCACGTGTACTTCCGGTCTCCGCCGTGGACGTTAGCGTTGATCAACCGTTCAAACCTCGACTCGAGAGCGCTGACTCGATCACATAGGGTCTGGAAGCACAACTCGGTCCCGACTCGTTTCTGGATCCTCTTGTAGGAGTAAAAAGACAAAGGTTTCTCGATTTGGACCAGATCCGAAACTGAGTCGAAGAGCTCACAGGGGTCGGGTTTTAAAAGATCAAGAGCAAAACTGAGATCATCGGTTTCCTCGTCTACTATAAACGACGGAAAAGCTAGGGTCTTGGGAGTGAAAATGGAAGCTTCTCTAACATAGAGGGAGGGGTAGTAGGGATCGAGGATCTCGATGCTCCTGATTCGGCTCATTGTTACAGTGAGTTGATATGGGGAACACAGCGAGTCAGGTTACAAGAAATTGAACGAGTTAGATACGGGTAAAATCGGTGATAGTGATCATCAATTAAAGGCATTTTACAGGAGAAAGAAGACAAGTCTGTGAGCAGAACGAGGAATAGAAGAGCGAAAACGTGGGTGGCAGGGATAATTTGGGAATTCAATGGTAACAAAATCCGGAGCTATGCTTCGAGTGGATAAAGTGAAGAAAGGAGCTCGCCGCATACTTGAATATCAATGTACATAAATGACCATGTCATTATCAAAGAATTACAGAGACATGAGAATCTGACAGCAACGTGAACATGGGGCAGCGCCTCTGTTGCTGTGAACCCACGTGATCAATGAGATTGCTTAATTATTCTTCGGATTCCATTTGGGCCTTTATCTATAGAAATTACATAGAATATCGCTTTTTTTTGAATTGCATATTTCTACCCCTGTCTACACCTCTCTAAGCTACATTAAAGTCCAGGGGGCCTACCTCTTTTTTTATTGTGTTATAGATTTCTTAGTTTTGTGTTTTTCTCTGGTTTGCTCGCCTAGTCTCGGGATTCGAAGTTTCATTATCCATCTTTGGATGGGTTTTGACGGATCTTTTTGTTGCATTTTTTTGTTTGACGTTGTTTAATGGATGGTTTGTTATTGTTGTGCTCCATTGTGAGAGAGTTGTGGTACAGATCGGTGTGTGATAATTCTATTGTGATGTAATGGAGTGTTTTTGTGTCTATAGCAATGCCGATGGGTTTGTTTAAAGGAGAACGAGATGCTCGTGTCTCTACCAAGCTATTTCTTAGTTCATTCAGCATTGGTCTTAACTTCTTAGGTTCATTTGGCGTTACTGGGGGGAACTTGATGGTTATGATTGGGGAGTCTCGACTCGAATTTGGTGTTTCCCCTCTGCGCTTCATTTCCTACATTTGCAACCTCCCCTTCGTATGTTTCAATTTCTCCTTCAGCTAGTTTTGCTAGTAGAAGGCGTCATCATTGTTGGCATTGTCCCTTTTAGCGGTCGATGGAGATGTTATCAAATTAATATATCCTAGGCTCCATGAATTTGGGCTTTAGGGCCTTTGAGTCACTGGGCTTGGGGGAAGTTTGTAGCAACTATGTTTAGTGGGCGTCCTTGTAACACATAATCatctaatgcaacattctcataTTTCGGATTAAAAAAAATCACTTTTTCCATAGGATAGcagtaaatttcatttatttgaaatttaatttataatataaaaattttaaatattaatttaaataataatgaagcatttaaaaaataataataaaatatttttaacattagATAATTATGATATTGATTAAAATTCAATATTTACTGGCATGcgatgaaaaaaaaatcaataataataataataataataatcttgttgccttcatttatatatatatatatatatctcatcttcttttttttttaattttatgttataaattaaaatttatatataatattgttATATTATCTTAAATTTAGAGATAATACTATTATACTATATCATGTCAATACGTGAAAAACTCAtcttaaaaaaattcaatatacATTAAATTGATATATATGAAAGAATATGTCTTTAAAATTagtgcttataaaaaaaaatgtctttaaaattacttttgaaataaaatttaatattaagtcAGATATATAAAAATACAATCTGAAGattgattaaaataataaatctTAATATACATTAAATAATTTAAGAGCATAGTAATCATTATTATATAAAGTTTACACCATACATAAATTTGTTTTTTATAAAgtaaattgataaattttaataagaataaaataaaaatatagtaaaCTAAACATtcctaaaaataataataattaaaaattcacATATAAATTTGCAAGTTAATTAAAGGGCAAAGAAAGAAACTTATCATTAACTAATTTTCCTCCGTTCTGTCAAAATTGCCCAAAATCGACAGAGTAGAGAGGGCAATTCCTCTTAACCGTTTAACTTGTTTCTTTTTTCCTCCTCTCTTATCTCTAAACCAAATTAATATAGTGTAAATATGCAAGGTGTTCAAAAATTATCAAAAATCCTGGAAAATAATAAAGCAGTAATTGAGAAAATGAACAAGAATAAATGGTTAATCAAAGTGattgtttttatatatatataatcatttcTAGTTTTGCAATTCAATAATATGTATTTGATTTGCTGCAATTAATAGCTCCTGCAAATTCATATATGTGGATCAATATGATTGCAAAActacaattatatttaattacattgcataaaaTGTAAGACATGGAAGCTAATTTCTGCATATATCCTCAAATCTAAAAATACAAGAGTATAGCAATGTCAAAAGTAGTTTAAGTAGGAGGAAGGCACACATACATAGTAGTTTCTCCACAAGCAAAACGTCTACATAACCTTGCCATCACAAAACCCATCAAAGCCATGCCAATTAGCATCCCACCAGCCATACTCCCCAAAACCCACCCAACCCCCTTCTCTCCTTTCCTCTTGAGCGGTGCCTTCTCATCTTCTACTAGAGCTTTAACCACATGTTCCTGCATTTCAGGGGAAGCCTCAGCTTCATCATTGAGACACGACTCGGTGCATGAACACGTTGAAAACATCTCTACATAGTCATGCGTGGTTCCTTCCTTCTCCAGCGGAGCCTTCTCATCATCTTCTACCAAAGCTTCAACGTACCCATTTTCCTGCTTCACATGGTCATGCGTGATGGTGGTTCTGAACTCGTTCCAATTACCGAAAGCAGTTTCAAGGTCCGAGATTTTGGCAATGTGTTGAAAGTGGTGTGGTTTTGAGGGGCTGGAAGTGATTTCCGCTGATAAGAGAGTTTTCAGGAAGTCAAGGCTTTGTTGAATGTCTTGAGAGTAGAGTTCATGGTATGGGGTTTCAAGAACCTGATTAAGTTTTGATTCAAGTTCTTCCAGTTTCTTGTCCAAGATTGAGTTTGGCTTCGTCATTGTTTATGGAATAGGATGATTTTGCAAGCCAACTTTGCAGTTAATAATTTGGTGACTTCTCCTTGAGGAGGTTTTGGGATTTCGACAGAAACGGTTATAATCATTCTTGACGGTTGAGTACTTGAGACCCGTACCTGGTTTTTTAGGGCCTCCTCCAGGGTTAAGCCCTTCCTGCCAAGAAAACGTTCATGGTTAATGCTTATTAATTAATCAAAGCCCATGAAGTCCAACTTACTTACAGTCTATGGGTCCAAACCAATCCAAGTTTTTCTCATCATAAATCATTGTGTGCACTAAACAAAGCCTTCGTCTTTCATAATAAGAAGAGTTTTATTAATTTATACTATTTCTTACATGGTGATAgaaaaaataattagataatattatttttataaaaatatattaataatttactaaattaTCATTTAtctcatttaattatttattatatttaatagaaatagagggtaaaattaaaaaaaaaaataatactccttaattttttaaatatgataaataattttaaacaaaaaaatacttaaatgtaatagataaaaataaataaagagagTAATTAAATTAACGAAAATAAaagattttgtattttttttaatattattgaaacttattATCCTACtctctttcttttttcctttcaCCAATAAACATAGAGATGTGCTGTTGAAGAAACCAAAAAATAAAATTCCATCTCTAAAGTTAAACCAGAACTAGCCTGAATCAAAAAATCATTTGAATTGAAACATCAAGGCATTGTCTGCTCAACTTGGGGGACACATccctaattattaattaattaaggcATGTTTATTGTCGAGAGCAGATTAGTGCATGCTAATTTACCTCTCTGTGATCATGTCATTGAGATCCAATTTAATTTGTCACTATGCTTGCGTCCTTATTGAAATTTTTCTTGGGGATTTGAGCTTCTATAGTCAATCAACTCTTTAActaagttattcaaaattttaatgcatATCCTTGATTTTTGTTATAAGGAATTAAGGATTGATTGAATTTGTCTGGGAGACATACAAAATGCTAACACATTCCTTTGTCTTGGTCTCCTAATAAAGTTAACCCTAGCTACATTCCACCAGCTCACTATCCTTCAACATATATGTAGTATCTAGTTTACAGTGATAAATTGATAATTAAGGTTCAAGAACTACTGTTGTAATGCAGTATTTTGGAAAATGTTACATAACAGAACGAGTGTAGTCGTATAGCACATCATTTTACTTGTAATACTGTGTAAATTTGTTGATTTTTAGTGCATAATGTTGATTTGGTACCAACAAAAATATATAATGtagtatgaaaaaaaaaaaaatttgagataGACACTCAATCAAGGCCGATTCAAGTATCGAATTGGACTAGAGACGGCTCAGATTAAATTTGGAATCATTACAAATTAAGATTTAAGAGTTTGAATTGAAATCGAATCTAAATTAATTACAAGGGTTAGTTTAAGTCTCCTTCCCtaacattaaattaaatttagacTAGAACTGTTAGTTCTAATactattcaaattaattttattttttttaaaagttgCAATTTTAGAGGGTGCCATGTAAACTAaatcatttataaataaaaataaaatgtcaaaaatcaaaattaaaattaaaccgTATCAAGatcagaaaaaaaaattaattaaaatgtatagcTAATTCTATTCCAATTCATTTTTTAGCTAGAACTATTCATACTAATTTAAAATTGACTCTAATCGAATTAACGATCACCCTtattgagatatatatatatatatatatattgctttaTAATGAAAATGACTTCGAAAATAACTAAAGTTGAGAGGCTATTTAATTACCAACTTCGTAATGTTTTAATTATAAAACAGGTACCATATATATATGTTAGAATAGGTAACAAGCATTGTTGTCAATATTCAAAACCAAAAGCGAAGCACATGATATTAGAGCTTATTTTATATCAGCTTATCTAGGCAAATTGAAAGCAACAATCCAACCACTGCTAATTTATAGTGTAGGGCTGGGACCAATTTTAACAATTATCACTTCACTTATTATATGCGAAAACCAAAAGGTAATCATTCCCCTACTGGCTACCTTCAATAGATCACGCAAACTTATCTACGTACTGTTGAAAATGAAAGTGAACTTCATCTTATTAGGAAACATGATTTGACTCTACATATCTATCTATAAAATGACGTTTAGGATGAGTTTGAAAAATGCCCATTTACAAAAATGTAGTTTTACATATTTAGAAAATTGTAAGTAATTTATATCCAATAATTCTAatccctttatatatatatatatcttaatttgATTAAGAATAAAAAAAACTTGAGCTAAATATAAGATCGAGACTTAATTTTTAAGATAGAATTaaacttaatttatttttttttataaggaTGACCAGTAATTAAGAAATATTCCTCCATTTTATTATACataagagaaaattagggttgaGCATTACATTATGTATAGCTAGGCGGCTATATATCTAGACTTTTCTATTATGAATCGGCGGTGTCCGATGTGGTGGGTCATAATCTATCACCTCTGCAACTTCATGTACTTTGCGGTTGAAAAGATTGGAGCCAAATCTTACTAACGAAAGTCCTTTTCTTCTTGTTGATCCCTACGTACACAAGCAACACCATAATTTCCATGCATGTTTTATATTAATATCAACAACTCTATCCATCCAACTTTCATTTCtaataatataaatcaattattgCCAATTGTcggtcaatatatatatatatatatcattttctTCTTATAGTCCGTACCATTAGTTACTTCATCCATTCCTCGAATTATTTCAATTCTTATGAAAAATGATCCCATAATTAACTTTTTCCCTCTTCACTTCACTGGGACTAAATTTTGAATCTACATGCCATATATGCAACcaaatttattcaataaaattattgctATCTATACAAACATCGTATGCCCACTGATGCTTAGATGTGCACTTGTATtgattcatatgcatcatgcatgcTAACTGTACATTATCTCGCTCTCATTTCTTCgacttaatatttataaaaaatagatCATATACGTGCATATGGTATTTTCTTCACCTTTAAGTTTTAATATAGTTTTTTTGCATTCgagttatttttatttatattcggTGCAAATTTTTATAGAATATATAATTGATATATTATGTAAAATTATGGTGATTTCTATACAAAATCAATGTGTAAATTAATTCATTCCTGTATATCAAGTAAAGGTCCAAACTGATGATCACATGAAAATCATTGaacatatattattaataattacctCTACACTTGTTGCCTTTAGTGGTACCACGAGGGAAGAAGGAGACTTAAATATCTCATCATCTCCTGCATGTTCCATTCCTAATGCTAATATTAGTGATGAATATTTAAGAACAAAAGCAGTGGCACATTGTAAAAGGTATAAATTAATCTAGCTATGGTGTACAAAATTGGCAAGGGAAGaaggaattatatatatatgttggaGATAGGGTAGAAGCAGCAAGATTAATATATATACAGTTCTTAAGGTTCTTAGCTAATCTCTTAATGCCACAAATTAAAGCTCATATCAAGTAAAGTATGCGCATAAATCGCAAGAGAAAATCGCAGGTAGTAAAATGAAGGACATATAGAGAGAGGAAAACTTCAGTTGTGAGATGGAGTGCGCATTCTTGGCATAGAATAATCAGAGTGAAACCCAGGTTTTTTGTCTGATCTGTTCTTGCTGGGCACTCTCCAAGAAACCGAAACAGGAGGCTTGGTGGGAACTTGACCTGAACTTTCTCCGACAACCTTTGAGTCGATTTTTGGTTCTTGATGGTTAGTCATCATAGCACCATCAATGTTATCAACGATGCCCTCTCTAATTGTCCCTTGAACTGGTGGGTCGACATCGATCTTGATCTTTTGCTTAACCCTTCCTCCAACCTGCACCGGACACAACAGATTAAAGCAATAATACTTGAAATCAGGAAGCATATTTACGAACATATACAGTAGGGCATATGAACCAACATTGACTGAACCAATATGCCGAGCGATACATGCATGCATGGAAAGACACAAGAAGACGATGAAAAATGAGGGAATGAATGACATGATTAGCCAACGAGAGGACTCTTAAGGATCACAAAGTTGAAAAGATAAAAGAAGAAGTTGGGAGTATATGTCTCTGTGTTGTCGTGTAGAGGACTATTTGTACTTGAAGGGTTTGTAAGAGACAAGAGAACATGCAAATACATCGAGTGATGAACATTCTAATTGAAAGGTATATATATGGTGGCTTCAATTCTCTTGTTTCCTTTAGCTAGTCACTTCTTTGCAAGCTGTGAACCCCAAAAACAGGATTACACTAAAAAAGCTAAGAGATTAAGtacagaaaaataatatttaattgaaaACCGTGGCCAATTCTGCCTCTGATCGAGGATTGCTAGTGAGTTTAGAACTGTTCTTTCTACCTGTGATTAAGGATTAGAAGGTTGTCTTCATAGGGACAAATCACTATAGGAGCCAcacatgcaattttttttttttctgagggAATTAAATTAACGAACTTGGCAGCACTTTGGAACATCTTTCCCTGGATATGTAGAGTGAGAATTGATGggtatattagaaaaaaaaaaaggtatgaaattgtagaaagaaaaattaataagaggGGTGAAAATGTATACAAAGAAGAGAATTGTCCACGTCATTACCGTTTTGATTATATAAAATGTTATTGTAAATCAAaagaattttattatataaaattttaaaatttaaagaatttcatattaatttttaaatttaaagacgtttttattataatatctaaaaataaaatgaaatttattcCTAATTTTTAGGGTAGGATTACAAAGCCATGAGAGGCAGCCCTTTCGTTTATAGTCAAGAATAGTGccaatttttgtcttccgatTTCATGCATGTGGTGCTCCGTGTTTGTTGGTCTTCCCCATGAagctaaaaaataaataaataaaaagtgtcgttctggttttatttttttttatttttatgtaagaACTTTCAATCTTGGCAAATTTAATAAGTTTGGAATGTTATtactatattattttatttttgacaAATTATATGCATTAAAAATGTGCACTAATTACTCACAAAATGACAATTGAAGTTTCAATAGGGcagtatatataataataatttatttatattttaaaaaattttaaataatagtaaataataaatgtgattcaaatttatacctataacaattttttttttaacttaaatatAAGTTTATTTTAACATTAAATATAACTCAAAATATGACTTTTTACTTATTAACATAATTAGGATTATATGATTGTATATATTGTAAGATAATATCATTCTGAGATTTTTCTAAATATTAAAGTGAAAATTTCTAATGCTAGATTAAGGGTCTCTCCCTAGATTCTTCTTTAATTGCAGCTACTGCGCGTTgtgataaataagaaaaatattccAACTTGGATCAATAGATGAGTTTGCTCTCTCCCGCAAACTCAAGGATGCTGTGCTTTTATTATTTTtcccatttatttaattttaataaggtTTTAGTTAGAATGAAGATATCTCATATAATTACTTAATTGTAAATCCTTGAGCAAAAAGTAAAAATGAATTTGGTGTTGGGTTTGGAGCTCTGAATCTGAGGACGCAGACCTCAACAGCTATCTGGGAATGCCGGTCGTCGGCGGGCGAATACGCGCACGGCACGGCAAAAGATCTTCGGGCTGCGGACTGTCACAGGCAACTCAGCATGTGCTTTCCGTTTACCCAACATCTCGATCTCCGCAGCGCCGTTGTTTGCGCTCAATTACCCCTTCATTATTCGTCTCCTTTAAAATCACTAATCAAACTGAAAAAGGCAACAGATAATACCTACAATTAAAGCTTAAATTCACCTCTAAATAACTTTTTTACGATTAATTTGGGTTAATACATAAGAacgattatttcattttattttattttaataagtattttaaataaataaaaaaaagtaaaacctttccaaaaaattaaaattttcttaaatacACAATCtctcttaaaaatttccttcgaACGATAAACCAGCCTAAATGC
Above is a genomic segment from Hevea brasiliensis isolate MT/VB/25A 57/8 chromosome 17, ASM3005281v1, whole genome shotgun sequence containing:
- the LOC110658333 gene encoding BAG family molecular chaperone regulator 7, with the translated sequence MSRIRSIEILDPYYPSLYVREASIFTPKTLAFPSFIVDEETDDLSFALDLLKPDPCELFDSVSDLVQIEKPLSFYSYKRIQKRVGTELCFQTLCDRVSALESRFERLINANVHGGDRKYTWMAEIKGPVERKYKWTAEIKEGKKNKEEKKAGVEKNYKWTAEIKGKEEEQPISRKYTFEVSRGDASESSGSGKKEKKDKKEKKGGNGVRLVEIEEPNDHGVVVLRQAFAKRAGASKISKGKQKELSPQDAALLIQLTFRAYLIRRSKVLRALRELAIAKSKLKEIRSLFNNFSYRRQVARDAVERQRFSEKIIVLLLTVDAIEGTDLMVRAAKRSMVDELEAMLDVVDPQPPGKLNSMKRRIFDMPDGVIRKEIAEGVAQVVQMLDNEENLTSTFEACL
- the LOC110658348 gene encoding uncharacterized protein LOC110658348 — its product is MTKPNSILDKKLEELESKLNQVLETPYHELYSQDIQQSLDFLKTLLSAEITSSPSKPHHFQHIAKISDLETAFGNWNEFRTTITHDHVKQENGYVEALVEDDEKAPLEKEGTTHDYVEMFSTCSCTESCLNDEAEASPEMQEHVVKALVEDEKAPLKRKGEKGVGWVLGSMAGGMLIGMALMGFVMARLCRRFACGETTMYVCLPPT
- the LOC131175440 gene encoding uncharacterized protein LOC131175440 gives rise to the protein MSFIPSFFIVFLCLSMHACIARHIGSVNVGGRVKQKIKIDVDPPVQGTIREGIVDNIDGAMMTNHQEPKIDSKVVGESSGDDEIFKSPSSLVVPLKATSVEGSTRRKGLSLVRFGSNLFNRKVHEVAEVIDYDPPHRTPPIHNRKV